In one window of Acidobacteriota bacterium DNA:
- a CDS encoding phosphatidylglycerophosphatase A, which produces MLTRLAVFLCTFGYIGYFPVAPGTVGSAAGLALYALVALAGSWWMQAAAIAMVFGIGVWAAAVGERYFGGIDPGPIVIDEVLGMLVTLAFVPVGVKGALIGFFVFRVLDVFKPYPAGRLERLHGGLGVMADDAAAAVYGNAVMWLLAAYAPGWIA; this is translated from the coding sequence ATGCTGACGCGGCTCGCCGTTTTTCTCTGCACGTTCGGCTACATCGGCTATTTCCCGGTCGCCCCCGGCACCGTCGGCTCGGCCGCCGGCCTCGCCCTCTACGCGCTGGTCGCCCTCGCCGGTTCGTGGTGGATGCAGGCAGCGGCAATCGCGATGGTCTTCGGCATCGGCGTGTGGGCCGCGGCGGTTGGCGAGCGCTATTTCGGCGGCATCGATCCCGGCCCGATCGTCATCGACGAGGTGCTCGGCATGCTCGTCACGCTCGCGTTCGTGCCCGTCGGCGTCAAAGGCGCGCTGATCGGGTTCTTCGTCTTCCGCGTGCTCGATGTGTTCAAGCCGTATCCGGCGGGCCGCCTCGAGCGGCTCCACGGCGGTCTCGGCGTCATGGCAGACGATGCGGCGGCCGCGGTGTATGGCAATGCCGTGATGTGGCTCCTCGCCGCGTACGCGCCAGGCTGGATCGCATGA
- the ftcD gene encoding glutamate formimidoyltransferase codes for MAIIECVPNISEGRRTDLVERAAAAIRAVPGVRLLDHCSDASHNRSVFTMAGDAAPLKQAVLALYGQVLPAIDLRTHKGEHPRVGAVDVVPFVPIQGATMEACVALAKDVAGAVAETYGVPVFLYEEASANPARRNLEDIRRGEFEGLAAKMASPGWAPDYGPARPHPTAGASVVGARMPLIAYNINLATDRLDVAKRIAAAIRHSSGGYRYVKAMGVRLDDRGGIAQVSMNLTNYEKTPIFRVFDTVKREAARYGVAILESEIVGLVPSEALVRTAEFYLQLERFTADQVLENKLRNSDG; via the coding sequence ATGGCGATCATCGAGTGCGTCCCGAACATCAGCGAGGGGCGCCGGACCGACCTTGTCGAACGCGCCGCCGCCGCGATCCGCGCGGTGCCGGGAGTGCGGCTGCTCGATCATTGCTCGGACGCGTCCCACAACCGGTCCGTGTTCACGATGGCCGGTGACGCCGCGCCGCTCAAGCAGGCGGTCCTCGCGCTGTACGGCCAGGTGCTGCCGGCGATCGACCTCCGCACGCACAAGGGGGAACACCCCCGCGTCGGTGCGGTCGACGTCGTCCCGTTCGTCCCCATCCAGGGGGCCACCATGGAGGCGTGCGTGGCGCTGGCGAAGGACGTGGCCGGAGCGGTCGCCGAGACGTACGGCGTGCCCGTCTTCCTGTACGAAGAGGCGTCGGCGAACCCCGCGCGGAGGAACCTGGAAGACATCCGGCGGGGAGAGTTCGAGGGTCTCGCGGCGAAGATGGCCTCGCCCGGGTGGGCGCCGGATTACGGTCCCGCGCGGCCTCACCCGACGGCGGGTGCATCCGTCGTCGGCGCGCGCATGCCGCTCATTGCCTACAACATCAATCTGGCCACCGATCGCCTGGACGTCGCCAAGAGGATTGCCGCCGCGATCCGGCACAGCAGCGGCGGCTACCGTTACGTGAAGGCGATGGGCGTGCGCCTGGACGATCGCGGCGGGATCGCGCAGGTGTCGATGAACCTGACCAACTACGAGAAGACGCCGATCTTCCGCGTGTTCGACACCGTGAAGCGTGAGGCCGCGCGCTACGGCGTCGCGATCCTGGAAAGCGAGATCGTCGGGTTGGTGCCGTCCGAGGCGCTCGTGCGGACGGCGGAGTTCTACCTGCAGCTGGAGCGCTTCACCGCGGATCAGGTGCTCGAGAACAAGCTGCGGAACAGCGACGGATGA
- a CDS encoding RDD family protein: MPIAWRFPRRSRRRPRAAGSSRRRSTSRFSAASTSGCAGGMQALPIVPLVTFLLLLDAGYTITFTAAVGQTIGKMATGIKVVDNDSDSQPPFGFAVLRTAAYAASLLPAGLGFLPALLGKDRRALHDRLAETRVIYGVRS, translated from the coding sequence ATGCCGATCGCCTGGCGGTTCCCGCGGCGGTCACGCCGGCGCCCCCGGGCCGCCGGCTCCTCGCGGCGGCGCTCGACCTCGCGATTCTCGGCGGCATCGACGTCGGGATGCGCCGGCGGCATGCAGGCGCTTCCGATCGTGCCGCTCGTCACCTTCCTGTTGCTGCTCGATGCCGGCTACACCATCACGTTCACCGCCGCCGTCGGCCAGACGATCGGCAAGATGGCAACCGGCATCAAGGTCGTCGACAATGACAGCGACAGCCAGCCGCCCTTCGGGTTCGCCGTGCTGCGCACCGCGGCGTATGCGGCGTCGCTCCTGCCGGCCGGCCTCGGGTTCCTTCCCGCGCTGCTCGGCAAGGACCGCCGCGCGCTGCACGATCGCCTGGCCGAAACTCGCGTAATCTATGGGGTCAGGTCGTGA